Proteins encoded in a region of the Corallococcus caeni genome:
- a CDS encoding response regulator, with amino-acid sequence MAHHPFDVAHAEAPLGYTLSLLLVGSERETRAMRDALEKEDILSMLTLEPVSTRESLEQALERPWALVLVGAEVPGMTWEDVQAAWVKRGRETAFVVSSPTWSADTLSAVMRAGARDYVTEDRYGHLPFVVARELRLHAERAQHQMTGVELKRTNYLLSNIIDALPFVLFVKDAETRRLVVANKTFADAFKVTKEWLLGKLDHDYFPAEQAESFIAIDTEILETRRMKTFEEVARADGVDRIFATRKIPLLDDQGVARFVLGVTEDITERKQNEEALRASKDELEAANKQLAASLEEIKKTRAVSARSLASYQQRALQMEIIRQQNEDLDRLAQELSVAKRNEEERAREAEGAVRLKSEFLANFSHEIRTPLNGIIGYCDLLMREEGSRLTPHGRRDLNVVKTNAKTLLALINDILDLSKIEAGRVEVVTEPVDVEELADECMATVKEYLKGKDVALTVNVDPEAKEIRTDALKLRQIMLNLLSNAAKFTDTGEVALTVVPAGGGELLMTVEDTGVGIPADQLAFIFEKFRQVDGTTTRKVGGTGLGLAIVRELTRVLGGTVDVKSTLGRGSTFTVRLPDVLATTVGADSPHATERLVPVHDVAQKLAPMARPGSTVLVVDDDVLIQQLVTGQLEPAGFKVVTANDGLAAMKLAREVKPQAILLDIHLPRMDGWSVLSQLKSDPTLAAIPVILVSVEEQRARGFSLGACEYLVKPVEPERLVEVVQKSLASAGATAAAGDVLVVDDDAATRELVSRNLRRAGFSTNEARNGEDALLKARVSPPSLVVLDLMMPNLDGFEVLRRLRAEKLSVPVVVLTGKTLSQEEETLLRDGFAGFVRKGGHALEDVIAQAKGLLVSQRAATAGKLPRVLYVEDSEQNRDIVRRYLGGLYDLIEAEDGEQGLERARNDAPDLILMDLSLPRLDGWEVTRRLRALPDGQNVPVIAVTAHAGREYQDKAQAAGCTAYMTKPLDRDQLIETIRQYLGRSHG; translated from the coding sequence ATGGCCCACCACCCGTTCGACGTGGCCCACGCGGAAGCGCCCCTCGGTTACACCCTGTCCCTGCTCCTGGTGGGCAGCGAGCGTGAGACGCGCGCCATGCGCGACGCGTTGGAGAAGGAGGACATCCTCTCCATGCTCACGCTGGAGCCCGTCAGCACGCGGGAGTCCCTGGAGCAGGCGCTGGAGCGCCCCTGGGCCCTGGTGCTGGTGGGGGCCGAAGTCCCGGGCATGACCTGGGAGGACGTCCAGGCGGCGTGGGTGAAGCGCGGCCGGGAGACGGCCTTCGTGGTGAGCTCTCCCACCTGGAGCGCGGACACGCTGTCCGCGGTCATGCGCGCCGGCGCGCGCGACTACGTCACCGAGGACCGCTACGGCCACCTGCCCTTCGTGGTGGCGCGCGAGCTGCGCCTGCACGCCGAGCGCGCCCAGCACCAGATGACGGGCGTGGAGCTCAAGCGCACCAACTACCTGCTCAGCAACATCATCGACGCGCTGCCCTTCGTGCTGTTCGTGAAGGACGCGGAGACGCGCCGGCTGGTGGTGGCGAACAAGACGTTCGCGGACGCCTTCAAGGTCACCAAGGAGTGGTTGCTGGGGAAGCTGGACCACGACTACTTCCCGGCGGAGCAGGCGGAGTCGTTCATCGCCATCGACACGGAGATCCTCGAGACGCGCCGGATGAAGACGTTCGAGGAGGTGGCCCGCGCGGACGGCGTGGACCGCATCTTCGCCACGCGCAAGATTCCGCTGCTGGACGACCAGGGCGTCGCGCGCTTCGTGCTGGGCGTCACGGAAGACATCACCGAGCGCAAGCAGAACGAAGAGGCCCTGCGCGCCTCCAAGGACGAGCTGGAGGCCGCCAACAAGCAGCTGGCCGCCAGCCTGGAGGAGATCAAGAAGACGCGCGCGGTGTCCGCCCGCTCCCTGGCGAGCTACCAGCAGCGCGCGCTGCAGATGGAGATCATCCGTCAGCAGAACGAGGACCTGGACCGGCTGGCCCAGGAGCTCTCCGTCGCCAAGCGCAACGAGGAGGAGCGCGCCCGCGAGGCGGAGGGCGCCGTGCGCCTCAAGAGCGAGTTCCTGGCGAACTTCAGCCATGAGATCCGCACGCCGCTCAACGGCATCATCGGCTACTGCGACCTGCTCATGCGCGAGGAGGGCAGCCGCCTGACGCCGCACGGCCGGCGCGACCTCAACGTGGTGAAGACGAACGCCAAGACGCTGCTGGCGCTCATCAACGACATCCTGGACCTGTCCAAGATCGAAGCGGGCCGCGTGGAGGTCGTCACCGAGCCGGTGGACGTCGAGGAGCTGGCCGACGAGTGCATGGCCACGGTGAAGGAGTACCTGAAGGGCAAGGACGTGGCCCTCACCGTGAACGTGGACCCCGAAGCGAAGGAGATCCGCACCGACGCGCTGAAGCTGCGGCAGATCATGCTCAACCTGCTGAGCAACGCGGCCAAGTTCACCGACACGGGCGAGGTCGCGCTCACGGTGGTGCCCGCGGGCGGGGGCGAGCTGCTGATGACGGTGGAGGACACCGGCGTGGGCATCCCGGCGGATCAGCTCGCCTTCATCTTCGAGAAGTTCCGTCAGGTGGACGGCACCACCACGCGCAAGGTGGGCGGCACGGGCCTGGGCCTGGCCATCGTGCGCGAGCTCACCCGCGTGCTGGGCGGCACGGTGGACGTGAAGAGCACGCTGGGCCGCGGCTCCACCTTCACGGTGCGGCTGCCGGACGTGCTGGCGACGACGGTGGGCGCGGACAGCCCGCACGCCACGGAGCGCCTGGTGCCCGTGCACGACGTGGCCCAGAAGCTCGCGCCCATGGCGCGGCCGGGCAGCACGGTGCTGGTGGTGGACGACGACGTGCTCATCCAGCAGCTCGTCACCGGCCAGTTGGAGCCCGCGGGCTTCAAGGTGGTGACGGCGAACGACGGCCTCGCCGCGATGAAGCTGGCCCGGGAGGTGAAGCCGCAGGCCATCCTGCTGGACATCCACCTGCCGCGCATGGACGGCTGGTCCGTGCTGAGCCAGCTCAAGAGCGACCCGACGCTGGCGGCCATCCCGGTCATCCTGGTGTCCGTGGAGGAGCAGCGCGCGCGCGGCTTCAGCCTGGGCGCGTGCGAGTACCTGGTGAAGCCGGTGGAGCCGGAGCGGCTGGTGGAGGTGGTGCAGAAGAGCCTGGCCTCCGCGGGCGCCACGGCCGCCGCCGGCGACGTGCTGGTGGTGGACGACGACGCGGCCACGCGCGAGCTGGTCAGCCGCAACCTGCGCCGCGCGGGCTTCTCCACCAACGAGGCGCGCAACGGCGAGGACGCGCTGCTCAAGGCGCGCGTGTCGCCGCCGTCGCTGGTGGTGCTGGACCTGATGATGCCCAACCTGGACGGCTTCGAGGTGCTGCGCCGGCTGCGCGCGGAGAAGCTGTCCGTCCCGGTGGTGGTGCTCACCGGCAAGACGCTCTCCCAGGAGGAGGAGACGCTCCTACGCGACGGCTTCGCCGGCTTCGTGCGCAAGGGTGGCCACGCGCTGGAGGACGTCATCGCGCAGGCCAAGGGGCTCCTGGTGTCCCAGCGAGCGGCCACCGCGGGGAAGCTGCCCCGCGTGCTGTACGTGGAGGACAGCGAGCAGAACCGCGACATCGTCCGCCGCTACCTGGGCGGGCTGTATGACCTCATCGAGGCGGAGGACGGCGAGCAGGGGCTGGAGCGGGCCCGCAACGACGCGCCGGACCTCATCCTCATGGACCTGTCCCTGCCGAGACTCGACGGTTGGGAAGTCACCCGCAGGCTCCGCGCGTTGCCGGATGGGCAGAATGTGCCCGTCATCGCCGTCACGGCGCACGCGGGTCGCGAATACCAGGACAAGGCACAGGCGGCCGGTTGCACGGCCTACATGACCAAGCCCCTGGACCGCGACCAGCTCATCGAGACGATTCGTCAGTACCTAGGGAGAAGCCATGGCTGA
- a CDS encoding aminotransferase class V-fold PLP-dependent enzyme: MAALPGALRAEYPLLQTCTYLNSNSTGALPRAAEGVLAQYWNTMRAWRDDTWDTWLSQMQAYADGVAGLIGAPAGSVALDTNLSAHLSRLASCLEFTGERRRVVVTDLEFPTVPFIWKGFARYGAELVVVPSKDGRVDDAALEAAIDARTRIVCVSHGAFATGAVLDVARIAKAAHAAGALIATDAYQTVGAVPVDVRHLDVDFLMGGAHKWLGGSEAAFMYVRPGLLPTLRPAATGWLAGASPLAFQETADYAPDARRMMGGTPAPLMVLLSRPGLELLKGVGMEAVRAHSLKLTDRLMARADEAGLHVVTPREPHRRGGVVALRFQGDAQVTQRLVARGFICSHRGFLRAAPHFYNTPEEVDAFMDALLEEQRKESA; the protein is encoded by the coding sequence GTGGCGGCACTCCCGGGAGCCCTTCGCGCGGAGTACCCGCTGCTCCAGACCTGCACGTACCTCAACAGCAACTCCACCGGGGCGCTGCCCCGGGCGGCGGAGGGCGTGCTGGCGCAGTACTGGAACACGATGCGCGCGTGGCGCGATGACACCTGGGACACGTGGCTGTCCCAGATGCAGGCGTACGCGGACGGCGTGGCGGGCCTCATCGGCGCGCCCGCCGGCTCCGTGGCGCTGGACACGAACCTGAGCGCGCACCTGTCGCGCCTGGCCTCGTGCCTGGAGTTCACCGGAGAGCGCCGCCGCGTCGTCGTCACCGACCTGGAGTTCCCCACGGTGCCCTTCATCTGGAAGGGCTTCGCGCGCTACGGGGCGGAGCTGGTCGTCGTGCCGTCCAAGGACGGCCGCGTGGATGATGCCGCGCTGGAGGCGGCCATCGACGCGCGCACGCGCATCGTCTGTGTTTCGCACGGCGCCTTCGCGACCGGCGCGGTGCTGGACGTCGCGCGCATCGCGAAGGCGGCGCACGCGGCCGGGGCCCTCATCGCCACGGACGCGTACCAGACGGTGGGCGCCGTCCCCGTGGACGTGCGCCACCTGGACGTGGACTTCCTCATGGGCGGCGCGCACAAGTGGCTGGGCGGATCCGAGGCCGCCTTCATGTACGTGCGCCCGGGCCTCCTGCCCACGCTGAGGCCCGCGGCCACCGGGTGGCTGGCCGGAGCCTCGCCGCTGGCCTTCCAGGAGACGGCGGACTACGCGCCGGACGCGCGGCGGATGATGGGCGGCACGCCCGCGCCGCTGATGGTGCTGCTGTCCCGTCCGGGCCTGGAGCTGCTCAAGGGCGTGGGCATGGAAGCGGTGCGCGCGCACTCGCTGAAGCTCACGGACCGGCTGATGGCCCGCGCGGACGAAGCGGGCCTGCACGTGGTGACGCCGCGCGAGCCGCACCGGCGCGGCGGCGTGGTGGCGCTGCGCTTCCAGGGCGACGCCCAGGTGACGCAGCGGCTGGTGGCGCGCGGCTTCATCTGCAGCCACCGGGGCTTCCTGCGCGCGGCGCCGCACTTCTACAACACGCCCGAGGAGGTGGACGCCTTCATGGACGCGCTCCTCGAAGAGCAGCGCAAGGAGTCCGCATGA
- a CDS encoding methyltransferase: MSTAPFTREAPSPRALLHLLFNGARALDVVETALNLGLLDALEPGPVTLGELSAKHGLVPKRLYKFLDCLESLGLVQREQTSDALEAARYRGVPGLRAAAEAVLGANSLERDREKYDWKALHGRMPETLRGQHSMSATSFDWPPRTPEQVEGFEASMAAGLGPILETFRTHAGALWPAGARLLDVGGGDGTLAEHLLRQHPALAVDVYNLPATEALVARTRERAGLSAQRMGFVGGDFLKEPLPTGYDALSFVRVLHDWPAEVARSLMQAAFTALPSGGRVLICEEFRTPERLAAQFFWSYFLIGVDTCVSRLREVEFYLEALTASGFTHARVLPGPFELVVATKP, encoded by the coding sequence ATGAGCACGGCCCCCTTCACCCGCGAGGCGCCCTCGCCCCGCGCCCTGCTGCACCTGCTGTTCAACGGCGCCCGCGCGCTGGACGTCGTGGAGACGGCCCTGAACCTGGGGCTGCTGGACGCGCTGGAGCCCGGGCCCGTGACGCTGGGCGAGCTGTCTGCGAAGCACGGCCTGGTGCCCAAGCGGCTCTACAAGTTCCTCGACTGCCTGGAGAGCCTGGGGCTGGTGCAGCGCGAGCAGACCAGCGACGCGCTGGAGGCGGCGCGCTACCGCGGCGTGCCCGGCCTGCGCGCGGCGGCGGAGGCCGTGCTGGGCGCCAACTCGCTCGAGCGCGACCGCGAGAAGTACGACTGGAAGGCCCTGCACGGCCGGATGCCGGAGACGCTGCGCGGCCAGCACTCCATGTCCGCCACGTCGTTCGACTGGCCCCCGCGCACGCCCGAGCAGGTGGAGGGCTTCGAGGCCAGCATGGCCGCGGGCCTGGGCCCCATCCTGGAGACGTTCCGCACGCACGCGGGCGCGCTGTGGCCCGCCGGGGCGCGGCTGCTCGACGTGGGCGGCGGGGACGGCACGCTCGCGGAGCACCTGCTGCGCCAGCACCCGGCGCTCGCCGTGGACGTCTACAACCTGCCCGCGACCGAAGCGCTCGTCGCGCGCACCCGCGAGCGCGCGGGCCTGTCCGCCCAGCGGATGGGGTTCGTGGGCGGCGACTTCCTGAAGGAGCCCCTGCCCACGGGCTACGACGCGCTGTCGTTCGTGCGCGTGCTCCATGACTGGCCCGCGGAGGTGGCGCGGTCGCTCATGCAGGCCGCCTTCACCGCCCTGCCCTCCGGCGGGCGCGTGCTCATCTGCGAGGAGTTCCGCACCCCGGAGCGGCTGGCGGCCCAGTTCTTCTGGTCCTACTTCCTCATCGGCGTGGACACGTGCGTGAGCCGGCTGCGCGAGGTGGAGTTCTACCTGGAGGCGCTCACCGCGTCGGGCTTCACGCACGCGCGGGTGCTCCCCGGTCCCTTCGAGCTGGTGGTGGCCACGAAGCCCTGA
- a CDS encoding tryptophan 2,3-dioxygenase family protein, with protein sequence MFNVMLKKWVGKGELDYERYLHTDTLLALQSPEGELVSHDELMFQIVHQSQELYLKLASREMVEVVAEMDRDALWAVVARLARVQKIIAGISAEMAILETMTPSEYQVIRRSLGNGSGQESPGYNTLRHAADGLESAMERMLARRGLTLFQVYSAGGPKDLQHVCEQLVTVDESFQGWLYAHYQLVRRTIGIDRTVKALDGLPSQVLQARMTLPLFRALWDVRVELTAGWKREGGYAPGEARTGGGCPMAAINAMNDSAMHAPVAQAQSAGGPAPHLHHAPMAHAQHPTTAHAHEPRVGGGCPMHAQHTPVAHASAAHAQPAPAHVMAAHAQPAPAHVAAHAPHTPVPHAPVAHAQPHAPVAHGPHAPVAHGPHAPVAHAQPHAPVAHGPHAPVAHGPHAPVAHGPHAPVAHAPTPHGPHAHSHAAHASAYAHAQELRRLP encoded by the coding sequence ATGTTCAACGTCATGTTGAAGAAGTGGGTGGGCAAGGGCGAGCTGGACTACGAGCGCTACCTGCACACGGACACCTTGCTGGCGCTGCAGTCCCCGGAAGGCGAGCTGGTCTCCCACGACGAGCTGATGTTCCAGATCGTCCACCAGTCGCAGGAGCTGTACCTGAAGCTGGCGTCGCGGGAGATGGTGGAGGTGGTGGCGGAGATGGACCGCGACGCGCTGTGGGCGGTGGTGGCCCGGCTGGCGCGCGTGCAGAAGATCATCGCCGGCATCAGCGCGGAGATGGCGATCCTGGAGACGATGACGCCGTCGGAGTACCAGGTCATCCGCCGCAGCCTGGGCAACGGCAGCGGGCAGGAGTCGCCGGGCTACAACACCTTGCGCCACGCGGCGGACGGGCTGGAGTCCGCCATGGAGCGCATGCTGGCGCGTCGCGGGCTGACGCTGTTCCAGGTCTATTCGGCTGGGGGGCCGAAGGACCTGCAGCACGTCTGCGAGCAGCTGGTGACGGTGGATGAGAGCTTCCAGGGATGGCTGTACGCGCACTACCAGCTGGTGCGCCGGACGATTGGCATCGACCGCACGGTGAAGGCGCTGGACGGGCTGCCTTCGCAGGTGCTGCAGGCGCGGATGACGCTGCCGCTGTTCCGCGCGCTGTGGGACGTGCGCGTGGAGCTGACCGCGGGCTGGAAGCGCGAGGGTGGCTACGCGCCGGGTGAGGCGCGCACCGGTGGCGGCTGCCCGATGGCCGCGATCAACGCGATGAATGACTCGGCGATGCACGCGCCGGTGGCCCAGGCGCAGTCCGCGGGGGGCCCCGCGCCGCACCTGCACCACGCCCCGATGGCCCACGCGCAGCACCCCACCACCGCGCATGCACATGAGCCGCGCGTTGGCGGCGGCTGCCCGATGCACGCTCAGCACACGCCGGTGGCGCACGCTTCCGCGGCCCACGCCCAGCCTGCTCCGGCGCACGTCATGGCGGCCCACGCCCAGCCTGCTCCGGCCCACGTAGCGGCCCATGCTCCTCACACTCCGGTGCCGCACGCTCCGGTGGCTCACGCTCAGCCTCACGCTCCGGTGGCTCACGGGCCTCACGCTCCGGTGGCCCACGGGCCGCATGCTCCGGTGGCGCACGCTCAGCCGCACGCCCCGGTGGCTCACGGGCCGCATGCCCCGGTGGCTCACGGTCCGCACGCTCCGGTGGCTCACGGTCCGCACGCTCCGGTGGCCCACGCTCCGACGCCGCATGGCCCGCACGCGCATTCTCACGCCGCGCATGCGTCGGCGTACGCCCACGCCCAGGAGCTGCGGAGACTGCCGTGA
- a CDS encoding response regulator: MAEAKPRVLVVDDDPDLLDLVQRSLSAYGFDVQTHTSALGVSNIVRASEPDFVLIDVNFPALKGDKVVGLARQYAPPGTRFILYSASDEAKLRSLAIASGADGYISKSVQGADLAQKLNAMRLKPRPASSNRNPSPVES; this comes from the coding sequence ATGGCTGAAGCAAAACCGCGCGTCCTTGTCGTGGACGACGATCCGGACCTGCTCGACCTCGTGCAGCGCTCGTTGAGCGCGTACGGGTTCGATGTGCAGACCCACACGTCCGCCCTGGGCGTGTCCAACATCGTGCGCGCCTCCGAGCCGGACTTCGTGCTCATCGACGTGAATTTCCCCGCCCTCAAGGGGGACAAGGTGGTGGGGCTGGCGCGCCAGTACGCCCCCCCGGGCACCCGCTTCATCCTCTACTCCGCCTCCGACGAGGCCAAGCTGCGCTCGCTGGCCATCGCGTCCGGCGCGGACGGCTACATCTCCAAGAGTGTCCAGGGCGCCGACCTGGCCCAGAAGCTCAACGCCATGCGCCTGAAGCCGCGGCCGGCGTCCTCCAACCGGAATCCCTCACCGGTTGAGAGCTGA